The sequence CTTCGATCAGGAAAATTCGTGATTACAGCTGAGATAAGCCCGCCTAAAAGCCCGGATATGTCAGGTGTGCTGCAAGATGCTGAATTGTTAAAGGACCTGGTTGATGCAGTGAATGTGACTGATAACCAGAGGGCAATGATGCGCATGGCACCCGTGGCACTTTGCCGTAAATTATGGGAAATGGGCATTGAGCCTGTAATGCATGTTACCTGCAGGGATCGTAACCGCCTGGCCCTTCAATCTGACCTGTTAGCAGCTCATGCAATGGGGATTTCCAATATCCTGGCCATGTCAGGAGATTATCCCACAATGGGGGATCAGCCGGGTGCAAAACCTGTGTATGACCTGGATTCTGTGCACCTTTTGCAGCTTATAGGAAAAATGAACAAAGGGATTGATTTTCAGGATAGTACAATTGACGGTCCGACTTCATTTATCGCCGGAGCGGTTGCCAACCCCGGTTCCAGGCCCCTTGATGTACAGTTGATCAAGTTGAATAAAAAAGTGGAGGCAGGTGCAGGTTTCATTCAGACCCAGGCAGTATTTGATGTAGGGGCGTTCGTGGAATTCATGGATGCAATCAAACATCTTAAGATCCCTGTCATTGCAGGGATCATACCATTACGATCAGCTCGTAGCGCCCGGTTTATGAACGATAAGATACCAGGGGTCATGATATCGGAAGAAATTATCAAACGAATGGAATTTGCTTCAGAACCCACAGCTGAAGGGTTGAGGATTGCAGCCGAGACCATACAGCAGATCAGACCCGTGTGCCAGGGTGTACACATAATGCCAATTGGTGGACATGAAAACACCAGGCATTTACTTGAATTATGTGGGCAGGTGAGAAAATGGAAAAAACGCAGATCACCTTAGCAAAAAATGGCATTGTATCCTCTCAGATGAGGGAAGTAGCATCCACTGAAGGGTTCGATCCCGGGATAGTCCGCCAGAGAGTTGCTGATGGAAGTATGGTCATTATGACCAGAGGAAGTAGATCGATAGCTATTGGTAAAGGTGCCTCAACAAAGGTCAATGTGAATATTGGCACGTCCAGTGCCAGGATCGAACCTGATGAAGAGCTTGAAAAGGCCGGAATTGCAGAAAAATATGGAGCTGACACACTTACTGACCTTTCAATGGGAGGAGATATCAGATCCATCAGGCAGTCCATATTTCAACAAACCACTCTTCCCATAACCACGGTCCCTATATACCAGTCAGTTGTGGAACAGGGCATCCATTCCATGAGCGAAGACCATATTCTGAAAATGATTGAGCAGCAGGTAGGGGAAGGAGTTAGCTCAGTGGTACTTCACTGCATCGAGAGGGACTGCATTGAACAATTAAAGGGCCATAAACGTGTCATGGGAATGGTCTCAAAGGGCGGTTCATTTACCAGCATCTATATGCTGACTAATGACTGCGACAACCCGTTTATTGAAAATTTTGATCATATAATGGCTATCCTGAAAGAAAACGATGTAGTGCTGTCCCTTGGAAACACCATGAGGAGCGGCTGCATCCACGATGCGCCTGATTCTCCCCAGAGGAGGGAACTACTGATCAATATGAGTCTGGCAAAAAAAGCAAACCTCGCAGGTGTCCAGGTGATAGTGGAAGGTATGGGCGGTCATGTACAGGCGTCAGAGATAGCGGATTATGTGAGATTCCATAAAGAGACTGGTGATTATCCATTATTTGTTGCAGGACCGCTGCCCACTGACGTGGCTGTGGGGTATGACCACATTGCCGGTGCTGTGGGTGCATCCATGGCTTCTGGTGCCGGGGCTGATTATTTGTGCTATATTACGCCCTCTGAGCATCTGAGACTGCCCAGTGTGGATGACGTGAGAGAAGGTCTGGTGGCATTTCGCATTGCAGCTCATATTGGGGATTCCATGAAATATGGAGCCCAGCGGCGTGATCTAAAACTGGCAGAACACAGAGCTGTTATGGACTGGGACGGGCAGATGCAGTACGCTATTGATGCTGACAAGCCAAAAAGCATGTGTCCGGACGTGGGGCCGTGTACCATGTGCGGAGATTTCTGTGCACTGGCAATAATGGATGTATTTTTAAATGGTGACAATTAATCTTTAGACCGATCATGCAGGATAGGCTGGAATTAATTGGTATCAAGACACCCCTGATCAGAGCGGGTGATGATTTTGGAGTAGTTCTCATAAATGCCATCCGTGAAAAGGGGATCACTCTCAAAGACGGGGACATTATCGTACTTGCCGAATCTGCTGTGGCTACTTCCGAAGGCAGGCTGGTGGACCTGAGGGAGGTGAATCCTGGGCCTGAAGCTGAGGAACTGGGTGAAAAATACTCTGTTGACTCCAGGGAAATGGAACTTATCCTTTCTGAATGTGATGAGATCATAGGTGGAGTACCCGGAGCAGTGCTCACAATTACCAACGGGAATATGTCTCCCAATGCCGGGATAGATGGTTCCAATGCACCTGAAGATCATGTGGTGCTATTGCCAGAGAACCCGGGAGCCAGCGCTGAGAGAATCAGAAAACAACTGCAAGAGACATTTCAATGCAAAGTGGGAGTTATTGTGGGGGACAGCAGGACCCAACCCATGCGATTGGGGTGTGTGGGTATTGCACTGGGTTGTGCCGGGATACTGCCTGTTGAGGATGCACGGGGCAGCAAGGACCTGTTCGGGAAAGAGCTTACCATTACCAGTAAGGCCATTGCTGACAACATGGTATCAGCGGCCCAGCTTATCATGGGGGAGGCGGGGGAGGGCATCCCTTCCGTGGTGATAAGGGGGAATGATGTGATAGTGGTTGATAATGATGTGAAAATACCTGTTTTCTCAAAAGAAGAGTGCATGTATTATAGTAATATCTCCCGTTAGTACCGATGTTGAAGTACAGTTCAGGAGAACCACCGAACTTATCATTCTCGATACCGAAATTGGCATTGTAACTATTATTCCTGTAGCTGAAGTGACTATCCTGGATCTCCCAACCTTCAAGCACAAAGTCATGCTCTATCCCTGGTTTAGTAGCTGGCCGGATATTATCATATGAATCCAGATCCGGAATGAGGACTACATCACGATGGAAATCTCTATTCCATATCCTTATCCAAACATCTTCCTGATCAAAGGGATATTTTGAATAATCGAATGGTTGACGCAAAACAGACCTGAAATACCACCCGATAATATCCCCATCACTGTAAGCTTCTTCGATACTTATCTGTTCGGCTTCGGGGAAGATGAAACCCTGTGATATCGGGCCAGGTGCCATGTTAAGAACATCCCAAATATACAGAAGAGACAATTACAATTCGTGTTGGTGAATTAATTAAACCACTGATAAACACAGATGAACACAGATTTTCAGGCAGCGTATCCGCGTTTATCGGCGTTCATCTGCGGTTAGTCTGATAATACCAACATGTAATATAACGGTCTCCTTTTCTAAGGCATTTCCACGATTTAATTAAGGTTACATTCATACTTAATCCTGACCTCAAGTTCTTATCATTCTATTTGAAATAGTGTTATAAAAATGTAATAAATTTATTGGCGTAAAATCTCAACAATTCTGTCAACAACTTCGCCAATCTTGTTATTCCTGAGATGACCAGCAGGATACAATATTATGCCACTGTCTGCTGTGAAAATACGGTTCGGCCTGATATGGCTTTTTTGTTTTAGAGTTCCCTTGGTGAAATCACTTTCATCGATTGGTATGGCATATTCATCTCTAACCCATTGGCTGGTTATCTGACATAATATCACATCATTTCCCTTTAATTCCGCAATAACCAGCGCGGGCCGTCTTTTAGCCTGAGTTAAATCAGAAAACGGAAAAGGAACAACAACAATATCCCCTTTTACAAATCTTGCCATGCCTTATCTTCTTCCACTCTTAACCAATCCTTCTTAAGTGAAGATTCACTTGCAATTGCTGTTTCGAGTTTTTCTTTTTGCGATCTGGCTTTAAGAAAACAAATGAAGTCCAGTATTTCTTCAAATAGGTTGTCTGGAACCTGGTCCATTTCACGTATTATTAATTCTTTTTTTGACACATCGATCATTGTATCATTCTCACATACATCAATCCGTTTGTTATAAGATTTATGGCTATATATGATATTTACCACAACTTCACGCTTTCCCTAAATCCCATCGTCCTCTCTCCCTCATCTGGCTT is a genomic window of Methanosarcinales archaeon containing:
- a CDS encoding DUF2281 domain-containing protein — its product is MSKKELIIREMDQVPDNLFEEILDFICFLKARSQKEKLETAIASESSLKKDWLRVEEDKAWQDL
- a CDS encoding type II toxin-antitoxin system PemK/MazF family toxin gives rise to the protein MARFVKGDIVVVPFPFSDLTQAKRRPALVIAELKGNDVILCQITSQWVRDEYAIPIDESDFTKGTLKQKSHIRPNRIFTADSGIILYPAGHLRNNKIGEVVDRIVEILRQ
- the thiC gene encoding phosphomethylpyrimidine synthase ThiC produces the protein MEKTQITLAKNGIVSSQMREVASTEGFDPGIVRQRVADGSMVIMTRGSRSIAIGKGASTKVNVNIGTSSARIEPDEELEKAGIAEKYGADTLTDLSMGGDIRSIRQSIFQQTTLPITTVPIYQSVVEQGIHSMSEDHILKMIEQQVGEGVSSVVLHCIERDCIEQLKGHKRVMGMVSKGGSFTSIYMLTNDCDNPFIENFDHIMAILKENDVVLSLGNTMRSGCIHDAPDSPQRRELLINMSLAKKANLAGVQVIVEGMGGHVQASEIADYVRFHKETGDYPLFVAGPLPTDVAVGYDHIAGAVGASMASGAGADYLCYITPSEHLRLPSVDDVREGLVAFRIAAHIGDSMKYGAQRRDLKLAEHRAVMDWDGQMQYAIDADKPKSMCPDVGPCTMCGDFCALAIMDVFLNGDN
- a CDS encoding methylenetetrahydrofolate reductase, which translates into the protein MNFTQKLRSGKFVITAEISPPKSPDMSGVLQDAELLKDLVDAVNVTDNQRAMMRMAPVALCRKLWEMGIEPVMHVTCRDRNRLALQSDLLAAHAMGISNILAMSGDYPTMGDQPGAKPVYDLDSVHLLQLIGKMNKGIDFQDSTIDGPTSFIAGAVANPGSRPLDVQLIKLNKKVEAGAGFIQTQAVFDVGAFVEFMDAIKHLKIPVIAGIIPLRSARSARFMNDKIPGVMISEEIIKRMEFASEPTAEGLRIAAETIQQIRPVCQGVHIMPIGGHENTRHLLELCGQVRKWKKRRSP
- the cofE gene encoding coenzyme F420-0:L-glutamate ligase, whose amino-acid sequence is MQDRLELIGIKTPLIRAGDDFGVVLINAIREKGITLKDGDIIVLAESAVATSEGRLVDLREVNPGPEAEELGEKYSVDSREMELILSECDEIIGGVPGAVLTITNGNMSPNAGIDGSNAPEDHVVLLPENPGASAERIRKQLQETFQCKVGVIVGDSRTQPMRLGCVGIALGCAGILPVEDARGSKDLFGKELTITSKAIADNMVSAAQLIMGEAGEGIPSVVIRGNDVIVVDNDVKIPVFSKEECMYYSNISR